From Caretta caretta isolate rCarCar2 chromosome 3, rCarCar1.hap1, whole genome shotgun sequence, a single genomic window includes:
- the LOC142071374 gene encoding uncharacterized protein LOC142071374, which yields MVDCTLKKSGKTQDRLLEAQSSTDIEQVAQRSQEASEEAWQHVTSRRGIVVESGPDDMSGARKQKETPLVGRHEMICPEVGSSTTTTPKRRRRVVVVGNSLLRGTESSICRPDRENREVCCLPGAKIRDVTERLPRLIKPSDRYPFLLLHVGTNDTAKNDLERITADYVALGRRIKELEAQVVFSSILPVEGKGLGRDCRIVEVNEWLRRWCRREGFGFFDHGMVFHEGGVLGRDGLHLTKRGKSIFASRLANLVRRALN from the exons ATGGTGGATT GCACTCTGAAGAAGTCTGgaaaaactcaggataggcttctagaggcacaaagctctacagatatagagcaggttgcacagaggagccaagaggccagtgaagaagcttggcaacatgtgacctccagaagag gtatcgttgtggagagtggaccagatgatatgtctggggcgagaaagcagaaggagactccgctggttggaaggcatgagatgatatgtcctgaggttgggagttccacgaccaccactcccaagaggagaaggcgggtggtggtggtcgggaactctctcctccgggggactgagtcatctatctgccgccctgaccgggaaaaccgagaagtctgctgcttgccaggggctaagattcgcgatgtgacggagagactgccgagactcatcaagccctcggatcgctaccccttcctgcttctccacgtgggcaccaatgatactgccaagaatgaccttgagcggatcactgcggactatgtggctctaggaagaaggataaaggagttggaggcgcaagtggtgttctcgtccatcctccccgtggaaggaaaaggcctaggtagggactgtcgaatcgtggaagtcaacgaatggctacgcaggtggtgtcggagagaaggctttggattctttgaccatgggatggtgttccatgaaggaggagtgctgggcagagacgggctccatcttacgaagagagggaagagcatctttgccagcaggctggctaacctagtgaggagggctttaaactag